Within the Gossypium raimondii isolate GPD5lz chromosome 12, ASM2569854v1, whole genome shotgun sequence genome, the region ATGTGgagttagatttattttttgttcgtGTGAAGGTTGCCGATGGTTCGGTTTTTGTAGGGGAAGTTCCTACGTCCGATCAAGTTGCTGATGTGTTAACCAAACCATTGTCGCTTTCCTATTTTGCTcgatttagaaattttcttcGGGTTTTGTCAATAGAGAAGATGGATGCATGTTAAGGATAATAAAACGGTTAGAGAGGTAGTTAGTGAAGGTTGGAAGGTTGGCTAGTTTGTTTAAGAAAGCAAGTTATCTGTGAGTATAAAAACGATGGTCTGGCTTTGTATTGAAGCAAGTAAATAGTCTAAGTTCATTTTTGTAAACATAGTTCATTTGAGTAAACGATTGTTTGAAGAGAAATTCTAAAAGTTACCTAGCTTTCTTCAGAGGCAATGATTGAACCTAATGACATCGATGTCGAGGATGTATGTTGTCGATTCTTAGATCTCGTGTCATCAGAAAAGGATTGCATGTGGCTAATTCTGGCAGCCAAATCAAGAGCCAACATACATGGGAAATTTGCTTATAAAACAGCCCTCATACGTGCATTATGGCAAGTTTATGGTGAGATTATTTGAAAGTGGATTCCAATTTGATCTGCAATTCTATAATTTCATTGGTCGAAGTAGATCCTTCTATACTCGTTTCAATTTTGATTGCAAAGATTTGGAATCAATTCCATTATTTTGTTTCGTACAAGAAAACATGGTAGACGAAACAAAAAGGACAGGGTAGAAAACATATATGTTCTCTTTGAAGGTCAACTAGGAAAACGCACACACAATGCAAGAAAAATAAGGATTGAAAGGGAGAGGGTAGAAATGCCATCCATTTCAGGAGAGGACTCTTTACCACTTACCTGTCATGTTGATATTTGTAGAAAGTTCATAAGATCTTCATGGGTCATATATGGTTGTTATCatcatctattttattttattagtttgttGGGACATTTTGATAGTAGTCAGGAGAAATAGATTTACTAcgtaaaaataaactaatttacaTCCAAATAAGAGTTTTTGCTTCATCCCCTAGACACATCATACAAAAACCAATGAAGGGTAGAAGTATGTTGCTGCTAAAGGAATATTTAGGTGATTGTACTATCAGGAAGTGGGTTCATTGCAGTGTGGGATTGGCTAGAATGTCAAACATTGTAGATGCATGTCCCTTTCTGAAACATAGATGACGAACCATGTCTAGAATTTGGCCCTTTTCCTCTCAAGAAAAAGGGACATTGAAACTCAGCATGTCATATCAACTGATCAGACGAAGAAATTTAATCATCTAGGTGCAAGAGAAGTGGCTCCTTATGCAATTTATTCTATTGACTATACTTGTATGAAAAGAATGAAACATTGTCACATGTTGAGAGTGTTGCTAAATGCGACAATATCTCCTTCTCCTGATGTATAATAAAGTTTTCCATGATCATGCGTGTATTATGCCTATGAAGCTTAAGCACAAGTGCTCCGATGTTAATTAGAGTTGAGAAATGACAAGTTCAACTTCTATGGTTTTGTCCTAGTATAACTAAGTTGTTAGTTTATGATTTATCTTGTCTTGTCTGAGACTACTTGAGGATTGTTCACTTGAGGTCATTATGATATTGTTAAATGTTGTCATTTGTCTATTTCTCTCTTTAGCGATTGCATAAACCTTGTTAGATAATTTATAGCTTAGCACATGAAATATGAAACTTAATTTTGGATctgttaaatgttattatttgtcCATGATGGATATTATCATTTCTGCAAAGGTGTTAAgatatatattacattataaGGGCAAAGGATTTGAGTGAACAGGATGGGCCCCTAGACTCCTAAAGTTGGATGTTCATACAAAACAAGGTGATGGTGGCAAGTTGAGTGGTGTCCTTGTTTGGTATCTTAAAGATCATGCTTTCATGTCAGAAGGTTTGCATTATAACTTAATTTctggaaaaagaagaagatgcagAAACTGGTGAAAGAGCTGTACAACTACAAAGAGGAAATGTCCAAAATCTCTTCCACTAGTTTCCGTTCAAAAGAAGAATAAGATGTCTGGCCTACAGATCATTAGGCAGCCAGCAAGAGGATGAGATAATAATGCATTTTTGAAGCAAAACTTAGCCGAGTTGAAATTGAGACTTTGCAATATAAGGCAGAAACAAATGAGCTCAGATTTGATGTACCACTGGTTCATATACATATGTACATGCATTATGTCAGCGACTCTAGCAAAATGGCAACCCTAGTTTGTTTCAAAGATGTCGACAGGAGATTAGTAGGTAGTAGGAAATCTGTAAACTGTAGTGAGATTAGTTGTCTCTCTCACTCAGGTTTCATTGATTGTTATGTTTTTTACAGTTTTGTTTTTCCCCAATTCCTTGGATGATTATGTGACATTGGTGGAGGATTGATGCTACCATACCGCTTGCTCTCTCTTGAATGAGGTTTCATTACTTGGTGAAACTGTGATCAGACCCGACAGACAGGAACACTACGAGGCAAGTGTTCCTGCTTGCCacattttttgtaaattaacTTTCACGCATTTAGTTTATGGTTTAATGAAAGTTTAGAAAGTAACTTGAATCCTCAACCACTTTTGAATCCTAAATCAGCCTAAAAGCTAGCACTCATTTCCTTAAGCAAGTAATAAACAATATGTAGAACAGTGGTGCATTAGCTGTCACATTCATTGCTGATCACTTGCCAGTCCTTCCACTCCTCTTCCGCCGTCCCACCTCCCTATGTAAGAGTTACTAACATGTGCCCAGATCctgtttctctttttttcatgCATTAATTTATAGGCATCAATGGAAATTACATGAGTAGATCcaggttaaaaaaaaaaaacatgacgAAAGGGTCCAGGATAGATCTATGAATTGCTCAACATCAGAAACAAGTTCTCTTGAGCtgcaaatattttttacaaacaaACAGCCAGATACCCATCTCCTTGGAGATAAATGGAACACTTGTGACTACAcctcaaatgaagaaaaaaaaatttaaaacaaacccCCCATTAGAACAAGTTTTAAGACctacaaatttatccaaacCTCAGGTCATTCCCAgccttccctttttcttttctttttttctttttaaaaaaaaaatgctcCTTAACTCTACAAGTTATACCTTTCAAAAAGTGCAACTATACTCAAAAGTCCACATCTCAGAAGCTTGACCCCCCTTCACTCAAAAGGTCCTGCAACAAATAACATTGATGAAATTAGATTAAACAAACAAACCTTCATATAGTTAGCTTAAtaaagggaaaagataaagaaaagagTTGTTTTATTTCTCTCTCTCACCTGTGAAGTCTTGTTAACACGGGTGTCCTCGTGAACAAAACCAGATCTTTTAGTATTGTTACCCAATCGCTCCACGGACCCTTCACTCTTGTTAGCATTTTTGGATCCAATGTGGGTTCTCTTGAGACTTAGAAATCCCTTCCACCTTGTGGAACCCTTGGAAGGGCTGAGTGTCAcattatcattatcatcatcCTCAACAAGAAGTTCTTCTCTCAAAGTCCTTTGCATATGATTGCTACAAGTATCTTTAAATGGCAAAAGCTTACCCTTATAGAAAAGCTCATCAGCACTCATCATGGAGTAGTTTGAGACTGAGAATTCAAAGTCTGAGGAGACTGGAGCCTCCCTTGAGCTCCTCTCTTGTCTCGTAATCTGCTGAGTCTCCACAAAGTCATTTGAGAATGATATTCTTGGGCTCATTGGGGCGCAGTGGTGATGACTTTTGTGCTCGGAGTTATTATACATTTCCAAGCATGCCATGAGCTTTTAAAACATGGAAAAAGGAAGGAAAGGAAACCAAGTAACCCTAATAAATTCTATAGGGACACTCTTACACTATTACAACTTACGAAGTAGATGTTTGTATTTATATCTAAGGAAGTAGGGGGGGGCGGGGGGCGGGAGCATGATGAGTTGATGTTATGTGTTTATCTTTTGAATTCATGCATGTCATGTCCATGATGTGATGCTTTTTGTCATGACATGTTAATTAGCATTCAATGATGACCAATTTGGAAGACAGAAACAGAATCCCTCAAGTATTATTTATATGCTATTTTTTTGCTTTCGTCTGGACATAGGAGAAGTTACTAAGAAGCTTTCTTTTCCTCCAAAGTTGTAcaataatcgataaaaataataaatagataaacaCTCCTCTAGAAACAGTCCTTGGTCATTCCACCCCTGTGAATTCTTTCCCACCGTAAAGTTAGTGgcatagttaaaatattaaatactcaTACGTGAATGtgatacaattttaattatatataagatACAGAAAAAGGTTAtccctaaaaaaaataaagttattttcaacttttttttattattttgataaggtttttgttttttctatttattaatttagtcctatagttttataatttttcttaatttaaaaataatttaataatattatctacAATACTcctatatattttcaattacttatgattttttttctttttctttttaataaaattttactattatgaaattaacataaacatTTTACTCTCTATGAT harbors:
- the LOC105763356 gene encoding uncharacterized protein LOC105763356, which encodes MACLEMYNNSEHKSHHHCAPMSPRISFSNDFVETQQITRQERSSREAPVSSDFEFSVSNYSMMSADELFYKGKLLPFKDTCSNHMQRTLREELLVEDDDNDNVTLSPSKGSTRWKGFLSLKRTHIGSKNANKSEGSVERLGNNTKRSGFVHEDTRVNKTSQDLLSEGGSSF